The genomic stretch AGTCAAACCTTGCAAACCCACCAGATCTGCAGCTACGGCGCCTAGCAAGGCAAGCCAAGACAAGGTGGCAGGGCATGCACGGTACACCTGAAACCAAGGGAGACACGCTGCCCTCAGTCCCACCGTCTTAGAGGATCTTTCCAACGTTCCTGCATTCTCAGCATCCTTTTCCATGCATCCTAACACACCTTTCTGTGCGCACCGGCATGTCCCCATAGCAGCTCACCAATAGCTTCTCCTCttgccttttgttctttttcattcccCCAGACTTTCCCCCTGGATCTGTTTCTGCCTGTTTCTGGGGCATACTTCCATGCAGACAGCATGCAGCTTCCAGATCCTGCTCCCCTGCAATGGGGAACCTAAGCTCTCTTCCCTAAGCGTTGTTCTAGGTGTCTGGAGGGATCCTTGTATGCTCACGCCATTGCCACGGTGGCCAGCTGGGGATCCGCTGGACACAATGCCCATCTGGCAAGGCTTTCCAGTCTCTGTCTTTCATGAAATCATGAAGTTCCTAGAGCTGTGTGACACGCCATGAGCCTTTGACTTGGGCAACACTCCCTTGCTCTCTGCCAGGTTTCTGCCAGTCCCCTTTGTGGCACCAAGTCATTCTACCGGGTGCTAactgctgctcttctctgctgctAATTTTGCAGCTATATACAGGTGAGGCTGGGAGAGTACAACATAGATGTGCAGGAAGACAGTGAAGTGGTCAGGAGTTCTGCAGCAATCATTCGCCATCCTAAGTACAGTTCAAGAAGCCTTGATAACGACATTATGCTGATCAAGCTGGCATCCTCGGTGGCCTACAGCGACGACATTCAAGCCATAGCTCTGCCCAGCGCCTGTGTTGAGGCGGGCACCGAGTGCCTGATTTCGGGGTGGGGAAACACAGTGAGCAGTGGCTGTGAGTATCAGCGCACGTTGCAGGTGGCTGGCCACGCTTCTCCTGCTCTGCCACCGGATTCCTGAGACCCACGTACATTTCACCCCTGCTTTGCAGCCTTCTCTTCCTCTAGCCCCGAgctccccacactgccctgccagTGTGTCTCAACCTACAATGcgctttgcatttcttcatgcaggCCAAGCATTTACTTCACCCTGCTTTGCTGGATGGCTCTCGCACATACGTCACTGGTAGTACTGAGTCCCGAGATGAACCCTAATTTTCACTGCTCTCCCGGCAGCCAGTTACCCTGAGATTGTCCAGTGTCTGCAAGCTCCAGTCCTGAGTGACCAAGCGTGTCAAAAAGCTTACCCGGGCCAGATCTCCAGCAACATGGTGTGTGTAGGATTCCTGGAGGGTGGGAAAGACTCATGCCAGGtaagagctggtgcctgggcagAGCTCTGGCTCCGACGCTTTTGTGCCTCAGGCTCCGTGGCATATGCCAGAGCTCGTCAGAGTGCTTAGGCTTCCTCATCTCCAGGTGTGCAGTGCccttccagcagggctgggagacaGGGTGGGCTTCACGCAAAACCAGCAGGTGCAGCCACACCTGGTTGGGCACAGAGTGCAGCAGCGGTAAACTGTGGCGGTGCGGGAGCGGGTCAGCAGATGAGGGGTGGTATCTTTCTGTGCTCCCATACCACGGCCTGCTCCACCTCCCTCAGTGCTCCCTGGGTTCTTTGTAACAGGCCAAGACCTTTCCGGGTGAGATTCTGCTTTTAGATCAGCTCATGCTTCTAACTTTTTCCCTCCAGGGTGACTCGGGTGGCCCAGTTGTGTGCGACGGGGCACTCCAGGGGATCGTGTCATGGGGAATTGGGTGTGCTCTGAAAGGCTACCCCGGCGTCTACACCAAGGTCTGCAATTATGTCAGCTGGATCCAAGAAACCATTGCAGCCTACTGATGCATCGATGACCACCCGCCTCCTTggccactgccctcctgccccatcGTTCTCCTCTCAAGAAGATAAtagcacaaataaaaacatacttaAGAGCCTTACAGATATCTCCTTTGGGGGTGGAAGCTCACTCTACACAAGtggggctccccgcagcccttACACCAGCTCCTCCCagaccttccctccctgcctgttCCGGTTTAGGTACGTGCACTGGGAGCTGCGCCCTAGAGCTGCTGGGCTGGCAGGCAAGGGGACAGGGCAGCACACCACCACCTAGGAGGTCTTGTGAGCTGGACTCCTCCTTCTCTTTACTCCTGGCTCTCTTCCtgagagagggagcagagctggatcctaacagcagcagagcagagtccCACCTAGCTCCTGCTAATGGTGATATTACCTTCTCACAGGCACTGTGACAGCTTTGATGGTGCTCACTACACCTGTGATGGGGGGTGGAAGAGCAAGCAGAGACAGGCACCACCTGTGGCCAATGATCCTCAGCCTCCCCCTTCACTTCCTTGGGGACAGCTGAAGCAGGAGCCCCCTCACACAGGGGGACCGGGCCCACCAGCACCTGCACCTGACACAGAATAGCTGCtagggaaaggaaaacagtggCAAACAGGTAGGGAAAAGGCCAGACATCCCTCAGCAGTGTAAAGCACCGAGGCAAGATCAGCTAAGAAAGGAaggatggggtgggggtgggggtggcggGAGGGAAAGGGGGCTGGTTGCCTCTTTGTGTTTGGCCTGCTGCCATTGAGAGCACCCGCacttgggagcgagagagggacacctggaggactggtggcaggaggcagtgaggcaaaaacacagcaaagagagACTGCGGTAGTGGAGGGAAGGGTAGGAAACTCAGGAAAGGACCAGTGCTCCtacctgcagccagaagcacaggtATAGCCCAGCCTCTGCGGTGGTGGGGAACGGACAGCCTGCTGGGGATCTTCAGCAAGTGACTGGCCCGCACAGAAAGGACTTCCTATCCTTATAGGAAGGGCCCTGCAAGGACACAGCAGGTGGCGGGGGCGCATTGGCTCTGATTTTGAAGGTTTTATTTAGGCCATCCCATCCCGCATGTGTCTAGGTTCACATGGAAAGTTAATTGAGTtagctggtttgtttgtttgtttgtttttcctgataAAAGCTAGCTTTAGCAACCACAAGCCTTTTGGCAGATTCTTAGGCCATGAATGGTGAGAGAAGTTGGGGCTTCCTCAGTGTAAGGCTCTCACAGGCTTGGAACCACTCTTGAAACCACTTGCAACGGGAACTGACCTGGGATCTCTTCACAGGCTGATGGAGCGGAAGGCCGAGGTGCAAGACAGCCCTGTTACATTTCATCTGGGCTGGTAATTTCCTTCTTATGACTTACAgcgatttggtttttttttttttggggggggggggaggtaaagCTCGCTACACATGAGtagggctccccgcagcccttACGCTAGTTCTTCCTgtgccttcctttcctctcctggtttAGGGTCTCCTCTTAGCCTCTGTAGAAGAACAGTGAGAGCAGATGGAGTTGGACTGGAGCAGATGGATAGCCACATCTCAAGGTGTTGGAAGttgaggggaggagagaaatatGAGCAGAAGGTTAAAGCGGCACTGACAGCCATCCTGAAAGCTGCCCTGCCTATAAAGGCGTCTGACAGTGCACTCTctttccaggtcctcaggcagacATAGCAGTGAGGCACTGCCTCCCAGAGCTTTGCCAAATCCCTCCAGTTCTCATGGCACGTTTGTTTTGGTCATGCGTGTCTTTCCTTGCCtgttacctttttttgttttttacatgacATTTTGCTCTATTCTCAGTTTGGGAGGGGTGGGTTACAGCGTGTCTGGACGCCTAGCAGCACAAAAGGCATGACTTGCAACATGCCATGGCCATTCTGTGAAATACACAGGCCCACCACTTATGGCACACCTATGTCATCAAAATGCTTGTTTGCGATGCATGTCACATCTCCTGCTTTGCTCTAGCATGGGCTCCCCAATGTAGTGACCTAATCACACATCACTGTTAAGTGGATGGGAAATGTTTAGCATGGGTGCTCTTTTGTCAAGAGACAGCTTGTTTGTCGTTATGCCAGTGCCTCAGGTTAGCTCTTTCCCACCCCTGCTTAGATCCACAGCAGCCTGTACGTCAGCTGCAGGAGAAGAAGGAGCTCAGCAGCAAGCAATAAGAAAGGGGACTTGGCACAGACACggtgcctggggggggtccctcctCCATCTTTGTAtagcctgctctgcctgctgatGTTGCCAagatcttcctcctgcttcaagTGCCCCCACTGTGGAAAGCGGATTGCTCTCCTGAGACTATTGATGAAATAAATGCCAGTCATGTCCACTGTACAGCTGGTCTATGCcatacagctctgcagagagcccTGAGAGTCACTGCTAGAAGAGCCCCAGGCAGACCTGGCCCCAGCTTGATCCTCTCCTGTGGATCAACAACAGGAATATCCCCTAGAAGATGAGGAGGGTCGGGTTGGAGAGGCCAATGAGAATAGCTGCACGGACCAGGGCAGGACTGGgaaggccatgacagtgaggtgGAAATGGATGTAAGTGACCAGGGGCACCCCAGATGCTGGCAAGCGTGAGCCACACTGCACCTTCTGAGAAGGGAAAGTCAGAGAAAACCAGGAGATCAGCTGCACGCAACTATATTGCTAGGAGCTGGCTGGAAGGGAAATAGTGCTGCCTTGTCAAGTCAGAAACCTCAGCTCTCTATTACCTCCATTCTCTCACAGCCCTTGCCTTTAGAGCAGGCACCCACCCCCAATTTACGAGGCTTTAAATTACCTAAGTTAGCACACGATCTGTAGAGAGCGTCCAGAaagacccctccccccccccccccccggaaggGTCTGTGCACATGTAAAGCCTGTGTAAATTGGGCTGCCGCAGGGCAATTTAAATGTCTCCAAACCCAGACAGTCCCTCAGTGCTGTGAGACACCGGGATGgagtgtttggggaaaaaagggaggtTGAGGAGGCACTGGGAAAAGCGCAAGGTTCTCACAAGGCTGGTGAGGTGGCATGGTCAGGGAAGGTTGCGGAGGAGGTTGGCTGTGGGAGCCAGTGCGGCTGGCGTGGTGAAATGCAACAGATGAGGAGGGGCAACTGGCaccagagaagcagagagaactGGACTAGAGGTAGCACGGGAGTGGACTGGTTGGGCTTGAGAAGTGTGAAAGAATGAGCGTAGGACTGACTGGGCAAGCGGTCTGGGATGgcaagcctgaggaaggaaagatTTGTGTAAACAGAATTGCCTGCAGGCAGGTGGCCCCAAAGACACTTGGTGCACCAGCGTAGGCAGCCGGAAGAAACTGGCACGACATGCCCTAAATGCACCAAGACTGAAGAGCCATCTGATGGGAATCACACACGGTCACTGTTGACCTAGCCACAGTCCTAGACCGGGCCCGAAGTACTAGCACATATACCTGGCTCTGGGAATGGGCTGCCGGTGCCTTCTCTGTGCTGCAACGGTCATTTTTTCCCCGCTGGAACTGGAAATGGAAAGCCAGTCTTCACTTGGTGCTGTCTTTCACGGCAGTGCTATCCAAAGCCAGTACAGACAGGAGACCTCACCGCTTTCCTTGCCATCACATCTCTTCTTACGGTCTCAGACTGAGTTAgaacacctcccctccccctgccccttttcTGAAGGCGAGAAAGCCTTCCGTGAAGTGTAATTACcctcctctgctcagtgctggtgaACATGCCACTGACCCACTGCAAGGTTTTTCAGGCTCTTTTCAAAAGTAAACTCCATCTCCAGCGGCAAACAACTCTCTCATTCAGTGCGGTGATGCTGCGGTGGAATGCTGAATGCTGGTGGCTCGAGGGGCACAGCAAGGAGAAGGGCTGGTGAAGGGAGGGACGGGTGCAGGGCAGCTCTGTCAGGGGACAGGCAGTGGCACCTTGTGTTTCTAGAAATACACTTTCCCAGCTCAGGTACCGCAGTCAGCTGTGTCATCACTGTACCCAGATAAAAGAACTAAATTTGTCCAGGCTGACGCAAGATCCTGGGAAGGGGAAAGCTGCAGAGACCCTGGGCTGGCAAAGATAAGGCTCTCCAGGAGTATAAAGCGGTGCGCTTGCCAAAGCCACCTCACAGAGTACATCTCACAGAGCCTGATGACAGAGGCGCCATGAAGGTCTTCCTGATTCTCTCCTGCCTGGGAGCAGTTGGTGAGTTCTCCAAAGCATCGGATCCTCCAGCTCTCTCTACACCTCACTCTTGCCTTGTCTTCTCTGCCTGCATTTCTCTTTCCCCAATGGCCCAACACTCCGCTTTTCTCCCATTCCCACCCGTGTCAGAGACTCGGACTCCCAGCCTCCTAAAGGGACAGAGGAGGGAGCATATGACGGGGTGTACAAAATTGCGAGTGGCCTGGGGAGACTGGAGAAGGATGGATTGCTTCTTGTCCCTTCCTGTACGAGAACCGGGGGGCATCAAACAAAGCTGGGAGGTTTGGCAGGTTGGAAGCAAGCAAAAGATTATTCCTCTTCTTTTAAGAAAGCGGTGAACCCCTTTCCACAGGGTATTGCAGATGCAGAAAGTTCACACGGCCTCAGAAAGAGAGGCGACACATTTGTGGGAGAAAAATCCGTTGAAGGCTATGAGGTTCAATGACACCCCCTGTCTGACCTGGCAGCCTCAGGTCCCTGAGTTGCTGGAGGCCAGGAGCGTGTCTGGGGAAGGGTCCcccctcttctgctctttgcatCTGTCATGGACCGTGTCAGAGACATGCTCCAGGCCTGCGATGTTCTAGTGGTCTCAACAAATGTGCTCTTTCTTACATTCTGCTCCAACATCAGCCTCGGGCTCCGCAGAGCCTGCGTGCTCTCTCTCAGATTCCTGCACTACAGggctttcccttctctcttgctCACCCCCTGTCCCCCCTCAACAAATTATAAATTCTGCTGACACTCTCTGCtgcatttgcccttctccagctcTCACCCTACACGGATGGGCACCATGGCCTTTCACCACGACACAGCTGTCACATCCCACGCCAGCGGTGCCGTGGAAGGAATACACTGGAAGCATGCGCGCATTTCATTTGTGAAGTTCTTTGGCAGCTCCTGCTCTTCCGTTCTTTTCCTGACGCAGGGGGGTAACAGTCAAAGACTCGCGCTTCAGAGCAGTGCAGAAGGAACCCAGGAGTCACTGCGAAGACTGACTTCTGACGCTCCAAACTCTTCTGGCCTTTGCTAACTGCTCTGCAGCTCATTGCCTGCTGCTACACTGTAAGAGAACAGATTCAGACCCGGCGCTGTGAAAACCAATTCTCTTTCCCCCAGTTGCTGTCCCGGGGGATGCTGACGACGACAAGATTGTGGGAGGCTACAATTGCCCAGTAGGTTCAGTGCCCTACCAGGTGTCCCTGAATGCTGGGTATCACTTCTGTGGAGGTTCCCTCATCAACAACCAATGGGTTGTGTCAGCTGCTCACTGCTACAAGTCGTAAGTATGGACTGACTGGGGTATCTGGGTGGATCCTAGTCAAACCTTGCAAACCCACCAGATCTGCAGCTACGGCGCCTAGCAAGGCAAGCCAAGACAAGGTGGCAGGGCATGCACGGTACACCTGAAACCAAGGGAGACACGCTGCCCTCAGTCCCACCGTCTTAGAGGATCTTTCCAACGTTCCTGCATTCTCAGCATCCTTTTCCATGCATCCTAACACACCTTTCTGTGCGCACCGGCATGTCCCCATAGCAGCTCACCAATAGCTTCTCCTCttgccttttgttctttttcattcccCCAGACTTTCCCCCTGGATCTGTTTCTGCCTGTTTCTGGGGCATACTTCCATGCAGACAGCATGCAGCTTCCAGATCCTGCTCCCCTGCAATGGGGAACCTAAGCTCTCTTCCCTAAGCGTTGTTCTAGGTGTCTGGAGGGATCCTTGTATGCTCACGCCATTGCCACGGTGGCCAGCTGGGGATCCGCTGGACACAATGCCCATCTGGCAAGGCTTTCCAGTCTCTGTCTTTCATGAAATCATGAAGTTCCTAGAGCTGTGTGACACGCCATGAGCCTTTGACTTGGGCAACACTCCCTTGCTCTCTGCCAGGTTTCTGCCAGTCCCCTTTGTGGCACCAAGTCATTCTACCGGGTGCTAactgctgctcttctctgctgctAATTTTGCAGCTATATACAGGTGAGGCTGGGAGAGTACAACATAGATGTGCAGGAAGACAGTGAAGTGGTCAGGAGTTCTGCAGCAATCATTCGCCATCCTAAGTACAGTTCAAGAAGCCTTGATAACGACATTATGCTGATCAAGCTGGCATCCTCGGTGGCCTACAGCGACGACATTCAAGCCATAGCTCTGCCCAGCGCCTGTGTTGAGGCGGGCACCGAGTGCCT from Dromaius novaehollandiae isolate bDroNov1 chromosome 1, bDroNov1.hap1, whole genome shotgun sequence encodes the following:
- the LOC112990872 gene encoding transmembrane protease serine 9 yields the protein MKVFLILSCLGAVVAVPGDADDDKIVGGYNCPVGSVPYQVSLNAGYHFCGGSLINNQWVVSAAHCYKSYIQVRLGEYNIDVQEDSEVVRSSAAIIRHPKYSSRSLDNDIMLIKLASSVAYSDDIQAIALPSACVEAGTECLISGWGNTVSSGSSYPEIVQCLQAPVLSDQACQKAYPGQISSNMVCVGFLEGGKDSCQGDSGGPVVCDGALQGIVSWGIGCALKGYPGVYTKVCNYVSWIQETIAAYRKILGRGKLQRPWAGKDKALQEYKAVRLPKPPHRVHLTEPDDRGAMKVFLILSCLGAVVAVPGDADDDKIVGGYNCPVGSVPYQVSLNAGYHFCGGSLINNQWVVSAAHCYKSYIQVRLGEYNIDVQEDSEVVRSSAAIIRHPKYSSRSLDNDIMLIKLASSVAYSDDIQAIALPSACVEAGTECLISGWGNTVSSGSSYPEIVQCLQAPVLSDQACQKAYPGQISSNMVCVGFLEGGKDSCQGDSGGPVVCDGALQGIVSWGIGCALKGYPGVYTKVCNYVSWIQETIAAY